ttgtgtgtaaggagtgtggtaaaagttttactcaaagtagTCAACTGAAAagacacatgagaatccacacaaatgaaagaccgttTCTAtgtgaagagtgtggtaaatgtTTTACATATCGTAGCAGTCTAAAAGAACACATgagaattcacacaaatgaaagaccgtttctatgtaaagagtgtggtaaatgtTTTACATATCGTATCAGTCTAAAAGAACACATgagaattcacacaaatgaaagaccgtttgtatgtaaggagtgtggtaaaagttttataTATCGTAGCAGTCTAAAAgaacacatgagaatccacacaaatgaaagaccgtttctatgtaaagagtgtggtaaatgtTTTACATATCGTAGCAATCTAAAAGAACACATgagaattcacacaaatgaaagaccgtttgtatgtaaggagtgtggtaaaagttgtAAATATAGTGGCAATCTAAAGGAACACATgagaattcacacaaatgaaagaccgtttgtatgtaaggagtgtgataAAAGTTTTACACATCATAGCAGTCTAAAAGGACACATgagaattcacacaaatgaaagaccgtttgtatgtaaggagtgtggtaaaagttttacatATCGTAACAGTCTAAAAgaacacatgagaatccacacaaatgaaagaccgtttctatgtaaagagtgtggtaaatgtTTTACATATCGTAGCAGTCTAAAAGAACACATgagaattcacacaaatgaaagaccgtttgtatgtaaggagtgtggtaaaagttgtAAATATAGTTGCAATCTAAAGgaacacatgagaatccacacaaatgaaagaccattactgtgtaaagagtgtggtagaGGTTTTACATATCGTAGCATTCTAAAAGAACACATgagaattcacacaaatgaaagaccatttgtatgtaaggagtgtggtcaaagttttacGTATAGTGGCAATctaaaagtacacatgagaattcacacaaatgaaagaccatttgtatgtaaggagtgtggccAAAGTTTTACGTATAGTGGCAGTctaaaagtacacatgagaatgcACACAAATGAAGGACCGTTTGtctgtaaggagtgtggtaaatgTTGTACCCGTAGTGGCAATctaaaagtacacatgagaatccacacaaatgaaagaccatattcatgtaaggagtgtggtaaaagttttaccTATATTGGCAATctaaaagtacacatgagaatccacacaaatgaaagaccgttTATATGTGAGGAGTgtggtaaatattttgataatggAAGTCTCCTGAAAAGGCATGTAaggatacacacaaatgaaagaccatataaGTGTAAAGAGTGTGGTCAAAAGTTTACTCAAAATTGGAATctaaaagtacacatgagaatccattcAAAGAAAAGACCATTTGCCTGTAAGGAGTGTGATCATAGGTTTGCAAAAAGTGGCAGTCTGAAAagacacatgagaatccatacaactGACAGTGCTAAAACAGATGATGGTGGATTGACTACCAATGAAaagaagaattcttcaagaactacaagtacatgtacttctgaAAACAGTGATaacaatatcaaagaaaagaCAAAACCAGACTCtgaattgaaagtgaaagaccCCATTCACTTGTAAGGAGTATGCTTACTCTTTTATCTAGAATTGTACTCTGGAAAGACACATGATATTCCACAGAAATGAAAAGTCATTTAGTATGAAAGGAATGTAATAACAGTTTTACTTCCAGTGACCTTCAGATAATACAGATAATGATCCATAGAATTGAATAATCATGGTTTAAGTTTAACTGAAAGTGTCTCTTTTGAAGTACACACTGACATGGAGTTTCTGTACATTCAATTTATTAGTTTTTGTTTCACAATGTGATAATGTCCAACACTTATAACACAAAATCTGTTAAAATGAGGACAAGAACCAGATGAAATTCACCAAAGGAGaaagtaaaatatatgtatttgagGTATTGAAGTTTTAGATAACTTATGGCggggtttgatattttatgcctgtaaaaattgttgatattttgtggTCAATAATCATAGACTTGTAGAGTAATGTGTAGATAAATTGATATTTAGACTCTTATCCATAATCCAGTCTTTTAGGCAATAGGTTAATACCATTCTTTTTTGTCTTATACCAATAAAATGAAcacttaatttaaaaaataagatTGTCTGTTTAAtgaatgttgtttgtttgtttgcttgtttgtttgtgtaaagGAATTGAAGCCACCCTGCATGTAGTGTCGGTTACCGAGATTCTTGCGGTTGAGGAGGCTACACCCCCAGCAGGGGGTGGGGTGTAGCCCCCTCAACGGCAAGAATCTGGGTTACCGAGACAACCATGCATGCTAGCCTTCATACCCATAGTTATTTCAAAACAGAGGTATATTAATGGTAAATGCTTCATAAAACACTCttgatgacatttgatattaatttgtgtcttaaaatgaatacaaatctCCACATATCAGTCTATGCAAATGTCATCAACATCACATTTTGGTACATCCTACCACCACGTCATTCAACTAATCATTCGATTTCCCAGATAGCTATAAAATAAATCTTGTTGTCAATAGTTACCAAAAAAACATTTTCTagtacatacaaacacatgcTGCATTCATCACACGAAACAAAACACAAGTAAATGTTCAGATTTATTCGTAAGTTACTAACTCTAGTAAAATGACATTATTAAAAGTGTTCGTCGGATTTATGGTTGAGATATAGTTTGTCTATCTCAAACTATCTTTCTAAAAGTACAATTGAAATCacacaccaaatataaaataaaacgaTTTCTAAGTAAGTATTCAAAAGTATGTAAAACAACCGACCATGTCGACCATGGCTTCCTGAGTAGATGTTAAATATCGCCCTCTACCACCAGTGTGTATATACTATGAATCTTGCTTCTCCACAGACAACGATATTAGACAGCAATACAAAGCAATAGATGCAGACCACTTGACACCATGCTTTCATCGAAAATAGGAATGACTAACATAAAGAATACAATACACAATGGTTCATACATAGTTACAGGAACGTTAACAGACCCTAGAACGAGCCTGCTCCAAAATCACATTACTAACCAGCATTCTTGTGTTACTGAAACTGATTatgatacatatacaaatagCGACTTTAAATCGACTCATTTTTTCTCCAGTCGTCATAATTACAAAAAGGCCTGATCATTTGAAATGATTGCTTTGAAAAGAGTGTATATATGACTTAAAATATGATATCAAAGTTCTTGCAGGTGGCAAGCCAGGGCTCAAAAGTTAGCAGATCACAAAATTAGGGTGAGAAGgaaatacaatattaaattAACGCATCTTATATTTAAATAGTAATCACTTGCCGACAAAGATGtgtgaataaaaacattttttcatttcaacCAAAAATAATCCAATAAAATTCTTTATTTCTTGTCTTTTATTTCTCGCAATATGAACATCGTGGCCAGTGTTAACGTTGTTTTCCTTGAAAGTTTCTTTTCTTTCCAGCCTAAAACATATGAACTCTGTAAATATTTTGCAGATCATAATCTGATTTTGGAGAGAAATTATAGAAGGTATCCTCGAATGATGAAATCTTCTCAAATTAGTAGTTTAAATACATTCACATAAATGATATTGCAAGCTTCAAAGCCTAGCGGAaacttaaaatgttaaaatcgGGCGTTAAATGCCAATGGGCGATTTCATCCTATTTCTCGACTTCTCCACGGGAGTGAGGGGTTTGGCTGTTCCCTGCAATGCTGGAACGTGTTGTGTCTCTTTATTGGCCGAACTCACGCGCTGTTGTTTACGATATTCACTTGGACAGAAACCAGCACCTGTTGTCCATGGACGAGGTGAGACCGACATTGGGCTGgttggtgataatgatgattcATCGGAAAAAGAACTTGATACCATGGAATCTGAATCGGTGAAGATGATGTCTGTGTGGGTAAGAGAAGCCATATCGTCATCATCTGTTGACAAACAGATACATATATGCATAgacataaaataacaacaattaaCGGGATCACATTACATAAGATTACAAAAACAAAGATGGAAGCTTAATAAGTGAGAATGGCGTTATTGTTCATATTTGATGAGACTTTGACAAGGGACAATTCAGTGCCATGGCAGCTTCTATATTGGTATATATTCTTAag
The Glandiceps talaboti chromosome 6, keGlaTala1.1, whole genome shotgun sequence genome window above contains:
- the LOC144436497 gene encoding uncharacterized protein LOC144436497; this translates as MRIHTNERPFLCEECGKCFTYRSSLKEHMRIHTNERPFLCKECGKCFTYRISLKEHMRIHTNERPFVCKECGKSFIYRSSLKEHMRIHTNERPFLCKECGKCFTYRSNLKEHMRIHTNERPFVCKECGKSCKYSGNLKEHMRIHTNERPFVCKECDKSFTHHSSLKGHMRIHTNERPFVCKECGKSFTYRNSLKEHMRIHTNERPFLCKECGKCFTYRSSLKEHMRIHTNERPFVCKECGKSCKYSCNLKEHMRIHTNERPLLCKECGRGFTYRSILKEHMRIHTNERPFVCKECGQSFTYSGNLKVHMRIHTNERPFVCKECGQSFTYSGSLKVHMRMHTNEGPFVCKECGKCCTRSGNLKVHMRIHTNERPYSCKECGKSFTYIGNLKVHMRIHTNERPFICEECGKYFDNGSLLKRHVRIHTNERPYKCKECGQKFTQNWNLKVHMRIHSKKRPFACKECDHRFAKSGSLKRHMRIHTTDSAKTDDGGLTTNEKKNSSRTTSTCTSENSDNNIKEKTKPDSELKVKDPIHL